DNA from Algisphaera agarilytica:
CTGATCGCGCTGATCGTACTCGTTGCGTTTGCCGCGTTCGCGTTCGTGGTGAAGCGCTACAAGCGCTGCCCTTCGAACCGCATCCTCGTGATCTACGGTAAGGTCGGTGGGCAACGCGCCGCCAAGGCGCTGCACGGCGGCGGTGCGTTCGTCTGGCCGGTGATCCAGGACTGGGCGTTCCTCAGCCTCGAACCGATGACCATCGATATTGAGCTGACCAGCGCCTTGTCGAAGAAGAACATCCGTGTGGGTGTGCCCTCGACGTTTACCGTGGGTATCAGCACCGAGCCGGACATCATGAACAACGCGGCCGAGCGTCTGCTGGGCCTGCGGGATCAGGAGATCGCCGCCCAGGCCCGCGACATCATCCTCGGCCAGATGCGTCTGGTCATCGCGACGTTGACGATTGAAGAGATCAACCAGGACCGTGAGAAGTTCCTGGACCTCGTGAACAAAAACGTGAACTTCGAACTCAATAAAGTTGGTCTTTACATGATCAACGTGAACATCCGTGACATCACGGATGAGAGCGGCTACATCGAAGCACTCGGTAAGAAGGCCGCGGCTGAGGCGATCAACCAGGCGAAGATCGATACCGCCAACGCGGACCGCGAAGGCGCGATCGGCACCGCGAACGCCGACAAGGAACGTGAAGTCCAAGTCTCGGCGCAGGTCGCCGCGTCGAATATCGGCCAGAAGCAGGCCGAGCGTGACCAGCGGATCCGCACCGCGGCGCTCGAGGCCGAGGGCATCAGCGGTGAGGCGAACGCCCAGCGTGAACAAGAGATCGCGATCGCCGAGCAGAACGCCATCGCGATCCAGGGCAAGAAGCAGGCCGAGGCCGATCAGCGGATCCGCGTCGCGGCACTCGAAGCCACATCGGTCGAGGGCGAAAACAAGTCCAAGGCCGAGATGGCGGCCTACGAAGCGACGCTCGCCGAGGCCCGCGCGGAAGCCCGCCGCCGCGGTGACGTGGCCCTGGCCAACGCGAGCAAAGACGTCCTGATTGCCGAGAAAGAAGAAGAACTCGCCCGGATGGAAAAAGAGGTCATCGCCCGTGAGATGATCGAACGGCAACAGATCGAGATCAA
Protein-coding regions in this window:
- a CDS encoding flotillin family protein; translation: MTALNLLTLAQFDEVTEGLRIGPLILIALIVLVAFAAFAFVVKRYKRCPSNRILVIYGKVGGQRAAKALHGGGAFVWPVIQDWAFLSLEPMTIDIELTSALSKKNIRVGVPSTFTVGISTEPDIMNNAAERLLGLRDQEIAAQARDIILGQMRLVIATLTIEEINQDREKFLDLVNKNVNFELNKVGLYMINVNIRDITDESGYIEALGKKAAAEAINQAKIDTANADREGAIGTANADKEREVQVSAQVAASNIGQKQAERDQRIRTAALEAEGISGEANAQREQEIAIAEQNAIAIQGKKQAEADQRIRVAALEATSVEGENKSKAEMAAYEATLAEARAEARRRGDVALANASKDVLIAEKEEELARMEKEVIAREMIERQQIEINAEAEAERVRRVARGEADAVLAKYNAEAEGLRKVLDAKAQGYHNLIEACQSRPDLAPSLLIIEKLPELVAEQVKAIQNLKIDKITVWDSGAPGNGDGSTGSTGNFLKGLIGSLPPIHELADQAGIDLPEVLGKVQAEPAKKTPSESAKPKAEQDTEPGPSTQA